One window of the Podospora pseudocomata strain CBS 415.72m chromosome 7, whole genome shotgun sequence genome contains the following:
- a CDS encoding hypothetical protein (COG:A; EggNog:ENOG503NXF3; BUSCO:EOG0926420U) has translation MDFASLMAKEIAKKEPEKEKPQKYISRREAEAQRQAAYLAEQKALEEQRAARAAAKRKREEEAAEEAKAREEKRQKLAEESRLRREAKEAEEERARRKRLGLPELPPKTDDDSSATPKPDSDASSDDEQDHTDIPDDELKSKLRELGQPAILFGESHVSRLRRYRKVTRPKSLSAGPIATKLLPVEEKDMKVPDKIPPATDRKARKYLYRQLASYFNMILREWEAALAREDNADTTAGQQAINAMVSSKENMAPLFRLFEKGGLDESILEAIVEIVKAAQEKRYVDANDGYLRLSIGKAAWPIGVTMVGIHERSAREKLHNGERGHIMGSEVTRKYLQSIKRCLTFAQVRWPPEDIRQLMG, from the coding sequence atggACTTTGCCTCTCTCATGGCTAAGGAGATAGCCAAGAAAGAAccagaaaaggaaaaaccCCAAAAGTACATCTCCCGCCGCGAAGCCGAAGCCCAACGCCAAGCAGCCTACCTAGCCGAGCAAAAGGCCCTCGAAGAACAACGAGCCGCCAGAGCAGCCGCCAAACGCAAgcgcgaggaggaagccgccGAGGAAGCCAAAGCCCGCGAGGAGAAACGCCAGAAACTCGCCGAGGAATCCCGGCTCCGCAgagaagccaaagaagccGAAGAGGAACGAGCCCGAAGGAAACGTCTAGGCCTACCAGAACTCCCCCCCAAGACCGACGACgactcctccgccacccccaaacccgaCTCTGACGCCTCTTCCGACGACGAACAAGACCACACCGACATCCCCGATGATGAACTCAAGTCCAAACTCCGAGAGCTAGGCCAGCCGGCGATATTGTTCGGAGAGTCCCACGTTTCAAGGTTACGTCGTTACAGAAAGGTTACCAGACCAAAGTCTCTTTCTGCAGGTCCAATCGCTACCAAACTCCTCCCTGTCGAGGAAAAGGACATGAAAGTACCGGACAAGATCCCTCCAGCTACCGACAGGAAGGCAAGGAAGTACCTCTACCGCCAGTTGGCCTCTTACTTCAACATGATCCTCCGCGAGTGGGAAGCCGCGCTCGCAAGAGAAGACAACgccgacaccaccgccggccagCAAGCAATCAACGCCATGGTGTCATCCAAGGAAAATATGGCGCCGTTATTCCGGCTTTTCGAAAAGGGGGGCCTAGACGAGAGTATCCTGGAAGCCATCGTGGAGATTGTCAAGGCTGCCCAGGAAAAGAGATACGTCGATGCCAATGATGGGTATCTACGGCTGAGCATCGGAAAGGCCGCCTGGCCGATTGGTGTCACCATGGTTGGTATCCACGAACGTAGCGCAAGAGAAAAGCTCCATAACGGAGAGAGGGGGCATATCATGGGGAGCGAGGTGACGAGAAAGTATCTGCAGAGCATCAAGCGGTGCTTGACGTTTGCGCAGGTGAGGTGGCCGCCCGAGGATATTAGGCAGTTGATGGGGTAG